From Peromyscus maniculatus bairdii isolate BWxNUB_F1_BW_parent chromosome 8, HU_Pman_BW_mat_3.1, whole genome shotgun sequence, a single genomic window includes:
- the LOC102915543 gene encoding prostatic spermine-binding protein, which produces MLLLLTLALLAGATCRAQNVLGNNRGGRYFYVHGEEKGEIKTIRIFYSLTRLLKGIQLQFHNHWSDVYGGHSASYEEFHLKDGEHVIKVQGSVGICLNSLTFITNKGTEFTFGKKRGHQIEANGGPDKHLQTVNGMYSMLCLRGIGFKWTHGPEKPQREPTIIPGPDKEKEDSKDKDKDKDKDKDEDDNDDDDDDDNDEDDDDNDDDDEDDKKEDEKES; this is translated from the exons ATGCTGCTGTTGCTGACCTTGGCTCTCCTTGCTGGTGCCACCTGCAGAGCCCAGA ATGTACTGGGCAATAATAGAGGCGGCAGATATTTCTACGTTCATGgtgaagagaagggggaaatcaAGACCATCCGGATCTTCTATTCACTAACAAGACTCCTCAAGGG CATCCAGCTGCAGTTTCACAATCACTGGAGTGATGTTTATGGAGGCCATTCAGCAAGTTATGAAGAGTTTCATCTGAAGGATGGAGAGCATGTAATAAAGGTACAAGGCAGCGTGGGAATCTGCCTGAACTCTCTGACCTTCATTACCAACAAGGGGACTGAGTTTACCTTTGGAAAAAAACGTGGCCATCAAATTGAGGCGAATGGAGGTCCAGACAAGCATCTACAGACTGTCAATGGCATGTATTCAATGCTCTGCCTCCGTGGGATAGGCTTCAAATGGACTCATGGACCAGAGAAGCCTCAAAGAGAACCAACGATCATCCCTGGCCctgacaaagagaaggaagatagcaaagataaagacaaagacaaagataaaGACAAAGATGAAGACGacaacgatgatgatgatgatgatgataatgatgaggACGATGATGacaacgatgatgatgatgaagatgacaaGAAGGAAGATGAAAAAGAGTCCTAG